The following coding sequences are from one Canis lupus baileyi chromosome 19, mCanLup2.hap1, whole genome shotgun sequence window:
- the ICAM3 gene encoding intercellular adhesion molecule 3 isoform X1, with translation MGETVGDLQSLVTMLPSGLLLGAYGNSLISLLLVCCLPPSGARAQQYQMRLEVENTLVPAGGSFLVNCSTDCPNPRLIILETSLAKKPVGNGLGWAAFLLSNVTSDSQVLCSGFCNDIQMVGSSEITVYRFPERVELAPLPRWQPVGENLTMTCQVAGGAPRTNLTVVLLRGEEELSRQPAVGEPAEVTFTVAAGREDHLANFSCRTDLDLRPRGLGLFQNSSAPRQLRTFALPITAPHLVVPRILEVGTTRSVNCILEGLFPASEAQVHLALGNQTLNSTVESHGDTISATATAVARAEQEGAQEIVCNITLGNDGREAREKLTVYSFWGPTINLSEPNASEGTAVTVTCAAGARVQVMLEGLPAAAPGQPAQFQLNATEMDDRRSFFCNATLEVDGETLHRNSSVQLRVLYGPKIDQAKCPQRLTWKEKTTHVLQCQARGNPDPQMHCFHEGSHVELPIGVPFFVRLNYTGTYACKASSSRGVHTVTVVMNVQDRNLRAVNIVLGVLAILGVVTTVAALLHVFGVQKRSDTYRVNQGSTWLPLTSRQPEEAVGENPS, from the exons ATGGGGGAGACCGTTGGAGATCTTCAAAG CTTGGTCACCATGTTGCCCTCGGGGCTGCTGCTGGGGGCCTACGGGAACTCACTCATCTCCCTGCTTCTGGTCTGCTGTCTGCCGCCCTCAG GTGCCCGGGCACAGCAATACCAAATGAGGCTGGAGGTCGAGAACACTCTGGTGCCTGCTGGAGGGTCCTTCTTGGTAAACTGCAGTACAGACTGCCCCAATCCTCGACTCATCATTCTAGAGACATCCCTAGCCAAGAAGCCAGTGGGCAACGGCCTGGGCTGGGCAGCCTTCCTGCTAAGCAATGTGACTAGTGACAGCCAGGTCCTCTGCTCCGGCTTCTGCAATGACATCCAGATGGTAGGCTCCTCTGAGATCACAGTATACC GGTTCCCGGAGCGAGTGGAGCTGGCACCCCTACCCCGCTGGCAGCCCGTGGGTGAGAACCTCACCATGACCTGCCAGGTGGCAGGCGGGGCGCCCCGGACCAACCTCACGGTGGTGCTGCTccgcggggaggaggagctgagccGGCAACCGGCCGTCGGGGAGCCAGCCGAGGTCACGTTCACGGTGGCGGCGGGCAGGGAGGACCACCTCGCCAACTTCTCGTGCCGCACGGACCTGGACCTGAGGCCCCGAGGGCTGGGATTGTTCCAGAACAGCTCGGCGCCCAGGCAGCTCCGAACCTTTG CACTGCCCATCACGGCTCCGCACCTCGTTGTCCCTCGGATCTTGGAGGTGGGAACGACTCGGTCGGTGAACTGCATCCTGGAAGGATTGTTCCCGGCCTCCGAGGCCCAAGTCCACTTGGCGCTGGGGAACCAGACGCTGAACTCTACAGTCGAGAGCCACGGGGACACGATCAGTGCCACAGCCACAGCCGTAGCGAGAGCGGAGCAGGAGGGCGCACAGGAGATAGTCTGCAACATAACGTTGGGGAACGACGGCCGGGAGGCCCGCGAAAAATTGACTGTCTACA GCTTCTGGGGGCCCACCATAAACCTGAGTGAACCCAACGCCTCCGAGGGGACTGCAGTGACTGTGACTTGCGCGGCCGGAGCCCGCGTCCAGGTCATGCTGGAGGGACTTCCGGCCGCGGCCCCTGGACAGCCTGCCCAGTTTCAGCTAAACGCCACCGAGATGGACGACAGGCGCAGCTTCTTCTGCAATGCCACCCTCGAGGTGGATGGGGAGACCTTACACAGGAACAGCAGCGTCCAGTTGCGTGTCCTGT ACGGTCCCAAGATTGACCAAGCCAAATGTCCCCAGCGCTTGACGTGGAAAGAGAAAACTACCCATGTCCTGCAGTGCCAGGCTCGGGGCAACCCGGACCCCCAGATGCACTGTTTTCACGAAGGCTCCCACGTCGAGCTGCCTATCGGGGTCCCATTCTTCGTCAGGTTAAACTATACTGGTACCTATGCCTGCAAGGCGTCCAGCTCACGAGGCGTACACACTGTGACTGTGGTGATGAACGTTCAGG ATCGGAACCTCCGCGCTGTCAACATCGTCCTGGGGGTGTTAGCGATCTTGGGCGTGGTGACTACCGTCGCAGCCTTACTGCACGTCTTCGGGGTGCAGAAGCGGAGTGACACCTACCGTGTGAACCAGGGGAGCACTTGGTTACCCCTGACGTCTAGGCAGCCCGAAGAGGCTGTGGGGGAGAATCCATCCTGA
- the ICAM3 gene encoding intercellular adhesion molecule 3 isoform X2 has product MLPSGLLLGAYGNSLISLLLVCCLPPSGARAQQYQMRLEVENTLVPAGGSFLVNCSTDCPNPRLIILETSLAKKPVGNGLGWAAFLLSNVTSDSQVLCSGFCNDIQMVGSSEITVYRFPERVELAPLPRWQPVGENLTMTCQVAGGAPRTNLTVVLLRGEEELSRQPAVGEPAEVTFTVAAGREDHLANFSCRTDLDLRPRGLGLFQNSSAPRQLRTFALPITAPHLVVPRILEVGTTRSVNCILEGLFPASEAQVHLALGNQTLNSTVESHGDTISATATAVARAEQEGAQEIVCNITLGNDGREAREKLTVYSFWGPTINLSEPNASEGTAVTVTCAAGARVQVMLEGLPAAAPGQPAQFQLNATEMDDRRSFFCNATLEVDGETLHRNSSVQLRVLYGPKIDQAKCPQRLTWKEKTTHVLQCQARGNPDPQMHCFHEGSHVELPIGVPFFVRLNYTGTYACKASSSRGVHTVTVVMNVQDRNLRAVNIVLGVLAILGVVTTVAALLHVFGVQKRSDTYRVNQGSTWLPLTSRQPEEAVGENPS; this is encoded by the exons ATGTTGCCCTCGGGGCTGCTGCTGGGGGCCTACGGGAACTCACTCATCTCCCTGCTTCTGGTCTGCTGTCTGCCGCCCTCAG GTGCCCGGGCACAGCAATACCAAATGAGGCTGGAGGTCGAGAACACTCTGGTGCCTGCTGGAGGGTCCTTCTTGGTAAACTGCAGTACAGACTGCCCCAATCCTCGACTCATCATTCTAGAGACATCCCTAGCCAAGAAGCCAGTGGGCAACGGCCTGGGCTGGGCAGCCTTCCTGCTAAGCAATGTGACTAGTGACAGCCAGGTCCTCTGCTCCGGCTTCTGCAATGACATCCAGATGGTAGGCTCCTCTGAGATCACAGTATACC GGTTCCCGGAGCGAGTGGAGCTGGCACCCCTACCCCGCTGGCAGCCCGTGGGTGAGAACCTCACCATGACCTGCCAGGTGGCAGGCGGGGCGCCCCGGACCAACCTCACGGTGGTGCTGCTccgcggggaggaggagctgagccGGCAACCGGCCGTCGGGGAGCCAGCCGAGGTCACGTTCACGGTGGCGGCGGGCAGGGAGGACCACCTCGCCAACTTCTCGTGCCGCACGGACCTGGACCTGAGGCCCCGAGGGCTGGGATTGTTCCAGAACAGCTCGGCGCCCAGGCAGCTCCGAACCTTTG CACTGCCCATCACGGCTCCGCACCTCGTTGTCCCTCGGATCTTGGAGGTGGGAACGACTCGGTCGGTGAACTGCATCCTGGAAGGATTGTTCCCGGCCTCCGAGGCCCAAGTCCACTTGGCGCTGGGGAACCAGACGCTGAACTCTACAGTCGAGAGCCACGGGGACACGATCAGTGCCACAGCCACAGCCGTAGCGAGAGCGGAGCAGGAGGGCGCACAGGAGATAGTCTGCAACATAACGTTGGGGAACGACGGCCGGGAGGCCCGCGAAAAATTGACTGTCTACA GCTTCTGGGGGCCCACCATAAACCTGAGTGAACCCAACGCCTCCGAGGGGACTGCAGTGACTGTGACTTGCGCGGCCGGAGCCCGCGTCCAGGTCATGCTGGAGGGACTTCCGGCCGCGGCCCCTGGACAGCCTGCCCAGTTTCAGCTAAACGCCACCGAGATGGACGACAGGCGCAGCTTCTTCTGCAATGCCACCCTCGAGGTGGATGGGGAGACCTTACACAGGAACAGCAGCGTCCAGTTGCGTGTCCTGT ACGGTCCCAAGATTGACCAAGCCAAATGTCCCCAGCGCTTGACGTGGAAAGAGAAAACTACCCATGTCCTGCAGTGCCAGGCTCGGGGCAACCCGGACCCCCAGATGCACTGTTTTCACGAAGGCTCCCACGTCGAGCTGCCTATCGGGGTCCCATTCTTCGTCAGGTTAAACTATACTGGTACCTATGCCTGCAAGGCGTCCAGCTCACGAGGCGTACACACTGTGACTGTGGTGATGAACGTTCAGG ATCGGAACCTCCGCGCTGTCAACATCGTCCTGGGGGTGTTAGCGATCTTGGGCGTGGTGACTACCGTCGCAGCCTTACTGCACGTCTTCGGGGTGCAGAAGCGGAGTGACACCTACCGTGTGAACCAGGGGAGCACTTGGTTACCCCTGACGTCTAGGCAGCCCGAAGAGGCTGTGGGGGAGAATCCATCCTGA
- the ICAM3 gene encoding intercellular adhesion molecule 3 isoform X3 — MRLEVENTLVPAGGSFLVNCSTDCPNPRLIILETSLAKKPVGNGLGWAAFLLSNVTSDSQVLCSGFCNDIQMVGSSEITVYRFPERVELAPLPRWQPVGENLTMTCQVAGGAPRTNLTVVLLRGEEELSRQPAVGEPAEVTFTVAAGREDHLANFSCRTDLDLRPRGLGLFQNSSAPRQLRTFALPITAPHLVVPRILEVGTTRSVNCILEGLFPASEAQVHLALGNQTLNSTVESHGDTISATATAVARAEQEGAQEIVCNITLGNDGREAREKLTVYSFWGPTINLSEPNASEGTAVTVTCAAGARVQVMLEGLPAAAPGQPAQFQLNATEMDDRRSFFCNATLEVDGETLHRNSSVQLRVLYGPKIDQAKCPQRLTWKEKTTHVLQCQARGNPDPQMHCFHEGSHVELPIGVPFFVRLNYTGTYACKASSSRGVHTVTVVMNVQDRNLRAVNIVLGVLAILGVVTTVAALLHVFGVQKRSDTYRVNQGSTWLPLTSRQPEEAVGENPS; from the exons ATGAGGCTGGAGGTCGAGAACACTCTGGTGCCTGCTGGAGGGTCCTTCTTGGTAAACTGCAGTACAGACTGCCCCAATCCTCGACTCATCATTCTAGAGACATCCCTAGCCAAGAAGCCAGTGGGCAACGGCCTGGGCTGGGCAGCCTTCCTGCTAAGCAATGTGACTAGTGACAGCCAGGTCCTCTGCTCCGGCTTCTGCAATGACATCCAGATGGTAGGCTCCTCTGAGATCACAGTATACC GGTTCCCGGAGCGAGTGGAGCTGGCACCCCTACCCCGCTGGCAGCCCGTGGGTGAGAACCTCACCATGACCTGCCAGGTGGCAGGCGGGGCGCCCCGGACCAACCTCACGGTGGTGCTGCTccgcggggaggaggagctgagccGGCAACCGGCCGTCGGGGAGCCAGCCGAGGTCACGTTCACGGTGGCGGCGGGCAGGGAGGACCACCTCGCCAACTTCTCGTGCCGCACGGACCTGGACCTGAGGCCCCGAGGGCTGGGATTGTTCCAGAACAGCTCGGCGCCCAGGCAGCTCCGAACCTTTG CACTGCCCATCACGGCTCCGCACCTCGTTGTCCCTCGGATCTTGGAGGTGGGAACGACTCGGTCGGTGAACTGCATCCTGGAAGGATTGTTCCCGGCCTCCGAGGCCCAAGTCCACTTGGCGCTGGGGAACCAGACGCTGAACTCTACAGTCGAGAGCCACGGGGACACGATCAGTGCCACAGCCACAGCCGTAGCGAGAGCGGAGCAGGAGGGCGCACAGGAGATAGTCTGCAACATAACGTTGGGGAACGACGGCCGGGAGGCCCGCGAAAAATTGACTGTCTACA GCTTCTGGGGGCCCACCATAAACCTGAGTGAACCCAACGCCTCCGAGGGGACTGCAGTGACTGTGACTTGCGCGGCCGGAGCCCGCGTCCAGGTCATGCTGGAGGGACTTCCGGCCGCGGCCCCTGGACAGCCTGCCCAGTTTCAGCTAAACGCCACCGAGATGGACGACAGGCGCAGCTTCTTCTGCAATGCCACCCTCGAGGTGGATGGGGAGACCTTACACAGGAACAGCAGCGTCCAGTTGCGTGTCCTGT ACGGTCCCAAGATTGACCAAGCCAAATGTCCCCAGCGCTTGACGTGGAAAGAGAAAACTACCCATGTCCTGCAGTGCCAGGCTCGGGGCAACCCGGACCCCCAGATGCACTGTTTTCACGAAGGCTCCCACGTCGAGCTGCCTATCGGGGTCCCATTCTTCGTCAGGTTAAACTATACTGGTACCTATGCCTGCAAGGCGTCCAGCTCACGAGGCGTACACACTGTGACTGTGGTGATGAACGTTCAGG ATCGGAACCTCCGCGCTGTCAACATCGTCCTGGGGGTGTTAGCGATCTTGGGCGTGGTGACTACCGTCGCAGCCTTACTGCACGTCTTCGGGGTGCAGAAGCGGAGTGACACCTACCGTGTGAACCAGGGGAGCACTTGGTTACCCCTGACGTCTAGGCAGCCCGAAGAGGCTGTGGGGGAGAATCCATCCTGA
- the ICAM3 gene encoding intercellular adhesion molecule 3 isoform X4, with amino-acid sequence MTCQVAGGAPRTNLTVVLLRGEEELSRQPAVGEPAEVTFTVAAGREDHLANFSCRTDLDLRPRGLGLFQNSSAPRQLRTFALPITAPHLVVPRILEVGTTRSVNCILEGLFPASEAQVHLALGNQTLNSTVESHGDTISATATAVARAEQEGAQEIVCNITLGNDGREAREKLTVYSFWGPTINLSEPNASEGTAVTVTCAAGARVQVMLEGLPAAAPGQPAQFQLNATEMDDRRSFFCNATLEVDGETLHRNSSVQLRVLYGPKIDQAKCPQRLTWKEKTTHVLQCQARGNPDPQMHCFHEGSHVELPIGVPFFVRLNYTGTYACKASSSRGVHTVTVVMNVQDRNLRAVNIVLGVLAILGVVTTVAALLHVFGVQKRSDTYRVNQGSTWLPLTSRQPEEAVGENPS; translated from the exons ATGACCTGCCAGGTGGCAGGCGGGGCGCCCCGGACCAACCTCACGGTGGTGCTGCTccgcggggaggaggagctgagccGGCAACCGGCCGTCGGGGAGCCAGCCGAGGTCACGTTCACGGTGGCGGCGGGCAGGGAGGACCACCTCGCCAACTTCTCGTGCCGCACGGACCTGGACCTGAGGCCCCGAGGGCTGGGATTGTTCCAGAACAGCTCGGCGCCCAGGCAGCTCCGAACCTTTG CACTGCCCATCACGGCTCCGCACCTCGTTGTCCCTCGGATCTTGGAGGTGGGAACGACTCGGTCGGTGAACTGCATCCTGGAAGGATTGTTCCCGGCCTCCGAGGCCCAAGTCCACTTGGCGCTGGGGAACCAGACGCTGAACTCTACAGTCGAGAGCCACGGGGACACGATCAGTGCCACAGCCACAGCCGTAGCGAGAGCGGAGCAGGAGGGCGCACAGGAGATAGTCTGCAACATAACGTTGGGGAACGACGGCCGGGAGGCCCGCGAAAAATTGACTGTCTACA GCTTCTGGGGGCCCACCATAAACCTGAGTGAACCCAACGCCTCCGAGGGGACTGCAGTGACTGTGACTTGCGCGGCCGGAGCCCGCGTCCAGGTCATGCTGGAGGGACTTCCGGCCGCGGCCCCTGGACAGCCTGCCCAGTTTCAGCTAAACGCCACCGAGATGGACGACAGGCGCAGCTTCTTCTGCAATGCCACCCTCGAGGTGGATGGGGAGACCTTACACAGGAACAGCAGCGTCCAGTTGCGTGTCCTGT ACGGTCCCAAGATTGACCAAGCCAAATGTCCCCAGCGCTTGACGTGGAAAGAGAAAACTACCCATGTCCTGCAGTGCCAGGCTCGGGGCAACCCGGACCCCCAGATGCACTGTTTTCACGAAGGCTCCCACGTCGAGCTGCCTATCGGGGTCCCATTCTTCGTCAGGTTAAACTATACTGGTACCTATGCCTGCAAGGCGTCCAGCTCACGAGGCGTACACACTGTGACTGTGGTGATGAACGTTCAGG ATCGGAACCTCCGCGCTGTCAACATCGTCCTGGGGGTGTTAGCGATCTTGGGCGTGGTGACTACCGTCGCAGCCTTACTGCACGTCTTCGGGGTGCAGAAGCGGAGTGACACCTACCGTGTGAACCAGGGGAGCACTTGGTTACCCCTGACGTCTAGGCAGCCCGAAGAGGCTGTGGGGGAGAATCCATCCTGA